A stretch of DNA from Calorimonas adulescens:
GCTGTATTCCAGTAGGCAGTATATTTTTCTGTACCGTTCCATGCCTCTTCAAGTTTGCTATTATTCCATATGAATATTTCATTGATTGTGGATTTAAAGAATGCTCCAAACGATTCGTCAAGAGTTTCTTTAAGTAAGATTAGTGATTTATCATAGAAGGGTAAGGTAAATAATTTAATTGAATTAATTGGTGCAAGATCGGTTGTAGTATAATAAATATAATACTGTTTTTTGCCATTGTTTGGCTCAAGTATGGATAATAGGGAAGAATCGGGTGGGAGAGAAATTCCAATTATTATTTCCTTTTCAGGTCCTCCCAGAATATCACCTGAGCAGATATATGCTTTGACATCTGTTTCATTTTCCCATTCATTCAGATTATTAGCATTGAGTATGATTTTAGTCAATTTATCGAGGGAACTTTGATTTCCGTTTAATGAGCTTTCTACAAGGGTGTAGCTTATGTCATTATCTGAGAAGATGTTAAAAACCCGCAAATCAAATTTGTTATTATAGAAATACGCAAAAAAAGGTATGCAGATTACAAGCATCAACATGATAAGAGATAAGATAGATCTTTTCATACGCAGCCCCCTGAAATAGTATATTTTTGTGAATGACATCGTATGAATACTTGTTTAAAAATTAATATGTGTCTATAATGTGATATGAATAACATTGAGGGAGTTGATTTAGATGGAGATATATTTAGATAACAGTGCTACTACAAGGGTGAGAGATGAGATAATCAATAATATTGTTGAGATCATGGTGGATAATTACGGGAATCCTTCTTCATTGCATCATAAGGGTTTTGAAGCAGAGAGGATGCTGCATTATTCCAAAGAGAAGATAGCTGGTCTATTAAAATGTAGTCCTGAGGAGATATATTTTACATCTGGTGGTACTGAGGCAAATAATTTAGCTATCAGGGGTTTTTTGAAAGCAAATAAGAGGCGTGGTAATCATATTATAACCACTGCTATTGAGCATCCTTCTGTACTAAATACATTTCTGGACTTAGAGAAAGAAGGTTACAGAGTAACAATACTCCCTGTTGACGCGATGGGGTATGTTGACGTAGGTGAAGTGAAGAAGTCAATTGTGGATGAGACTGCATTAATCAGTATAATGATGGTTAATAATGAGGTTGGTACAATCGAACCCATCAGAGATATTGCAAAAATTACAAAGGATAAGGGGGTGGCGTTACATGTAGATGCTATACAGGGATTTGGGAAATTGGAGTTTAATGTAAAAGAATATGGTATTGATATGTTATCAATGAGTGGCCATAAGATACATGCTCCTAAAGGTGTGGGGGCACTTTACATCAATAAAGATGTAAGGGTTTCGCCAATTATTACTGGTGGTGGGCAGGAAAATAACATCAGGTCAGGCACAGAAAATATGCCTGGGATTGTTGGCATGGGGAAGGCTGTTGAATTATTAGATGGTAAAATAGAAGCAAATGCCATGCATATGTATAATTTAAAAAAGAGATTTGTGGATGAACTTATGGACCTCGATGGATGGAGCATTAATGGGCCTGGCCTGAATGAAACCGCTCCGCATATAATAAACATATCCTTTAGTGGGGTGCGTGGAGAGGTACTGGTACACGCCCTTGAGGAATATGGCATATATGTGTCTACGGGTTCTGCCTGCTCCTCAAAACACAGTAGTCAAAGTCATGTGCTGAAAGCTTTAGGGTTAAAACACTGTGCCATACAAAGCGCCATAAGAATAAGCACATCTATCTTCAATACTGAGGAAGAAATGATTGAGACAGCAAGGGTGCTCAAACAAATTATACCTGAATTGCGCAAATATGCAGGGAGGTAAATATTGCAAATGAGAAAATTATTTCTGCTAAGTTATGGTGAGATGTCCCTAAAAGGGTCAAACAAAAAATTTTTTGAAGACATGCTAATAAGAAATATTAAAAACAGATTTAAAAACTGCCTGATTGAAAAATTGTCCGGGAAGCTGCTATTTACATTGGAGAGCAGCCAATCAGATAGAGATATAATTGACGAATTTAAAAAGATTTTTGGTATAAGCCGTATTGCAAAGGTATATGAGACAGACTTGCTTTTAGAGTCCATAGAAGAACTGGCGGTTGAATTATTGAAAGACTCAGACTTTAACAGTTTTAAGGTTGAAGCTAAAAGACCAAATAAAGCATTTGCTTACTTGAGCCCTGAGATAAATAAACTTCTTGGTCAGTATATTCTTGAAAATATCGAAGGTAAAAAGGTGGATGTCCATAATCCCGATTTAACAGTATATGTAGAAATACGTGACAAAGCTTTTATCTATATTGATGCTGAAAGGGGAGCTGGTGGCTTGCCATATGGTACCTCGGGCAAAGCTGTGTCTCTGCTTTCTGGTGGTATTGATAGCCCAGTATCGTCATGGATGATGATGAAAAGGGGAATTGAAATTATCCCGGTCCATTTTTACAGCTTTCCGTTTACAAGTGAGCGGTCTAAGCAGAAGGTAATAGACATAACCAAAGAGCTCTCAAGGTATTCGAGTGATGGTATTAAACTTTATATAGCATTCTTTACGAATATCCAGAAATCAATTTATGAGAACTGCCCGGAGAATTACATTGTTACTATCATGCGGCGTATGATGATGAGAATAGCATCGAGAATTGCTGAAAAAGAAAATGCTATAGGCATAATAACCGGAGAAAATGTTGGACAGGTAGCAAGCCAGACACTGGAAAGTATGTATGTCACAAATTCAGTAGCCAGTATGCCTGTTTATAGACCGGTAATAGGAATGGATAAACAGGATATCATTAAAATTTCACATGATATAGGTACCTACGATATTTCCATCAGACCATATGAAGACTGCTGCACAGTTTTTGTACCTAAACACCCTGTTATAAAACCAAGTTTAGAAAGAGTTAATGAGATAGAGAAAGATCTTGACATTGATGGGCTGGTAGAGGAAAGCATAGAAAGAGCAGAAACTTTGTATGTCAGGTAAAAGTCATAATACTATACTACTGGTATGTAGTATAAAAAATAAAGATGAAAAATCTGGGGAAACATTCAAAAAACAACATATCCGAGTATATGAATAGACCAACATGAAAGCGCACCTGACACAATGTGTCTATGAAGGTTATAATTTTAAGACCGTTGTCAGGTGCGTGGAAATTGTCACCACAGTATAGTCAGCTTTTATACATTAAACCTGAAGACTACTACATCACCATCTTGCATTATATATTCCTTACCCTCTGAACGTATTAAACCCAGTTCACGTGCTCTTATCTGGCTTCCTGCGTGTACCAGGTCATCAAAAGATACAACCTCTGCTCTTATAAAACCTCTTTCAAAGTCACTGTGTATTTTCCCGGCAGCTTGAGGGGCCTTGGTATTTTTCACTATTGTCCATGCCCTAACTTCTTTTGGTCCTGCAGTAAAAAAAGTAATATAGCCAAGTATCTGATAAGCCTTTCTGATCAGCTTATTCAATCCCGGTTCTTCAATACCTATATCCTTTAAGAAAGCCAATTTTTCGCTATCTTCAAGGTCGGCAATCTCTGCTTCAATTTTTGCACAGATAGGTATAACTTCTGATCCTTCCCTTTCAGCATACTGTTTTAAAGAATTTATATATTTATTATTTTCACTGTCCAATATTTCATCTTCATTAATATTTGCTACATAAAGTACTGGCTTGTATGTAAGCAGGTCAAGAGTTTTGACAAACTCCATCTCTTCATTGTTATCAAAACTCATCTTTCTCACTGGTATACCATTTTCTAATTCGTCTTTAATCCTTTCCAGTATTTCTACCTGCTTTATATAGGTTCTATCCCCGGATTTTGTCATCTTTTTAGTACGTTCCAAACGCCTTTCTATGGTTTCAAGGTCAGCAAATATCAGTTCCAGCGATATTGTTTCAACATCCCTCACTGGATCAATCGTGGTGTCAACATGGATTATATTTTCATCTTCAAAACATCTAACCACATGTATTATAGCATCAACATTTCTTATGTGAGAAAGAAATTTATTGCCAAGTCCTTCGCCTTTACTGGCACCTCGTACGAGCCCGGCTATATCAACGAATTCCACAGTGGCATGTATTATTTTTTGAGGATGCTCCATATCGGCTAATATTTGTAGTCTATGATCTGGGACGTCAACAACACCAACATTTGGCTCAATAGTACAGAATGGATAATTTTCAGCAGATACACCAACCTTAGTTAACGCATTAAACAATGTGCTTTTTCCTACATTTGGTAATCCGACAATTCCTGCCTGCATCTGTTTCACCTCAAAAATTTTGGTCTTTTTAAATTATATAATAACAGGAAAATTATTGCAACCTGACACTTAAATGCAGTACAACCATCAAATAATTTAATATTTGACATTGTACAGGTAAAAATAAATTTGAGGTGAGAAAATATGAAAAAGAATAAATTAATATATGTAGTAATGATAGTGATGATATTTGCCATTATCGTTGAAGGATGTCAAGCGGCTCAAAGACCTGCATCACCGAGAATTACCCCGAGGACTACAAGGTATACACCCTCTGCCCCAAAGACAACACCATCTATACCATCACCAGGAGTGCCTTCTCCTTCAGTACCGAATAACTTATCTACAACCCCATCAACAGTGAATATGAGGGCATCTACTATAGCTAATGCTGTTAACAAGATAAATGGTGTTGACAGGAGTTCAGTTGTAATAAGTGGGAACAATGCGGTAGTTGGCGTGAAGGTAACATCAAATTACCCTGGCAATGATATCGACAAACTAAAAAGAAATGTGGTTAACACGGTTAAAACAACCGATAAGGGCATAAAAAATGTATATGTGACGACTGATGCAGGTCTATTTGACAGGATAGACAGGATAGCAAAGGATATAACATCAGGAAAGAGCTTAACAGGTTTTTCTGATGAAATTGGAGATATTATAAAAAAGATAAGTCATTAATGAAAGCCGGGCATTATACCCGGTTTTCATTAATAAAGTGTGGGTGTGTTAAATATACTGGAGAAAGGGGGATAAGGGTGGAGTTTAAATACGCTATTGGAAATTTTGGTATATTTTATATTAACACAACAATAAGCACTTTTTTTGTAATGGTATTTCGTTTAAATGGAATTCAAAATCCTGCGATACTTTTTGGAACGGGTTTATTAATGGGGGCATTTATTCAACCATTAATAGGCATAATAAGTGATATTTATATTAGTAAAGGCAGGAAAATTTTTATAATATTAGGTGTATTGATATGTGTTATATCAACATTGCTGCTGTTTTCAAAAAAAGGAAATATAATTTTTAACGTTATACTTTTTTACATAGGTTTTCATCTTTATCAGATACCGCTTAGTGCGTTTATTCCTGATAATATTGAGGAAGACAAACTTAATACTGTATCTGGATTATGGAATGCAACAGGGAGTTTGGGTTCGATAGTTGCCCCAATTTTGGGAACCATTATGCTGCAAAAAGGCTACAATTATTTATTTTTAGGTATGTTTATTGTTATTATTATTTCTGCCGGAATTCCATTAGTATTGGTTAAAGAAAAAAAAGGCCAATTTTATAATAATAATGTAATTAATTCTCTTATTATTTATTTGACAGACAAAAATGTAAGAAACTTTTATATATCAAAATGCCTTTGGTGGGGCGGTTTAGGTGCATTTTTACCATTTATTATGGAGAATCTCATTTTTAAAGGAGTATCAGCAGATGAAGCAGGAAAGATATGCACAGTTTTTATGATTTTTAACTGCATATCCTCAATATTTATATCAAGAGTAAAATTGGGCAGTGTTATATTACCACTAGCTATTGCACTAATTACATTCAGTGGCTGCAATCTTTTGTTTTATATAAGTTCTAATATAAAATGGATATTTATATTAATTCCAATCTTTGGGGTTTCTTATGGGACAATTATGGTGTGTTCATATAATTTGATGATAAGGATGATACCGAAGGGAGAGGGGGGGATGTATCTTGGATTCGACAATATTTTTGTGAACATCCCCCAGGCAATATCTGCTTTTCTTGTATCTTCTTTGGCCATATACGATAAGGATATTTTTTTAATTATATCTTCATCATTTATGGCACTGGCGTGTATTTATATATATCACTCATGGGATATTTCATGATATACCAATGTACTATTATGATAAATTATGAGGCATGACATTTATTGACTTATTGCATCGTGGAAAAGTATAATCTATAGTATTCCCGATATGCTTATGAGATAATATAAGATATATAATCAAAACAGGAGGAGGTTGTATAATGAACATGGATAATGCAGTAAACATTAATGATAATTTTACCCTGATTATTGATAGAGCGAGCCATTTTAAAACTATAACATTGAATCTTTACATTATGGAGCAGCTAGGTGAAAATGTAACAAAGTTTGCTTTGCTACCCTTGGTATTAAAACATGGGTCGAGAAATTTGCCAACTTTAAGAGACATTGAAAGCAGGCTTGACAATATGTATGGTGCTTTATTCAATATAGATGTATTTAAAAAGGGTAACATACAGCTGGCAAATTATAGTTTGAGCGTTTTAAACGATAGATATGCTGATAATAGGCACTTAATAGATGACGCTTTGAGTTTCCTTAATGAAGTTCTATTTAATGTTCTAGTAGAAAACAATAAGTTTAATCAAAAGTATGTGGAAATAGATAAGGATAACATAAGAAAAATGATTGAAGCAAGAATTAATGACAAGAGAACATACGCCATTGAGAGATGCATTGAACTTATGTGTGCTGGTGATCCTTATGCCATTTATCCTCTTGGCATTGCAGATGATATAAATAATATTAATGAGGAAAATTTATATAGCTACTATATTGACCTGTTTAGAAGAACAAGGGTTGTGATGGTTATTACTGGTGATATTGTTTCCAAAGATATGGTAGAAAAGGTAAAACAGATATTGCCAATTAATATACCAGACAGAAGAGTTTATTTTACCGGGGATTTAATTAAAAAAACTGATGAACTGCATTTTTATAGTGAGTCTATGGATGTAACACAGGGTAAGTTGTCAATTGGCTATACAACA
This window harbors:
- a CDS encoding cysteine desulfurase family protein; its protein translation is MEIYLDNSATTRVRDEIINNIVEIMVDNYGNPSSLHHKGFEAERMLHYSKEKIAGLLKCSPEEIYFTSGGTEANNLAIRGFLKANKRRGNHIITTAIEHPSVLNTFLDLEKEGYRVTILPVDAMGYVDVGEVKKSIVDETALISIMMVNNEVGTIEPIRDIAKITKDKGVALHVDAIQGFGKLEFNVKEYGIDMLSMSGHKIHAPKGVGALYINKDVRVSPIITGGGQENNIRSGTENMPGIVGMGKAVELLDGKIEANAMHMYNLKKRFVDELMDLDGWSINGPGLNETAPHIINISFSGVRGEVLVHALEEYGIYVSTGSACSSKHSSQSHVLKALGLKHCAIQSAIRISTSIFNTEEEMIETARVLKQIIPELRKYAGR
- the thiI gene encoding tRNA uracil 4-sulfurtransferase ThiI, producing MRKLFLLSYGEMSLKGSNKKFFEDMLIRNIKNRFKNCLIEKLSGKLLFTLESSQSDRDIIDEFKKIFGISRIAKVYETDLLLESIEELAVELLKDSDFNSFKVEAKRPNKAFAYLSPEINKLLGQYILENIEGKKVDVHNPDLTVYVEIRDKAFIYIDAERGAGGLPYGTSGKAVSLLSGGIDSPVSSWMMMKRGIEIIPVHFYSFPFTSERSKQKVIDITKELSRYSSDGIKLYIAFFTNIQKSIYENCPENYIVTIMRRMMMRIASRIAEKENAIGIITGENVGQVASQTLESMYVTNSVASMPVYRPVIGMDKQDIIKISHDIGTYDISIRPYEDCCTVFVPKHPVIKPSLERVNEIEKDLDIDGLVEESIERAETLYVR
- the ychF gene encoding redox-regulated ATPase YchF codes for the protein MQAGIVGLPNVGKSTLFNALTKVGVSAENYPFCTIEPNVGVVDVPDHRLQILADMEHPQKIIHATVEFVDIAGLVRGASKGEGLGNKFLSHIRNVDAIIHVVRCFEDENIIHVDTTIDPVRDVETISLELIFADLETIERRLERTKKMTKSGDRTYIKQVEILERIKDELENGIPVRKMSFDNNEEMEFVKTLDLLTYKPVLYVANINEDEILDSENNKYINSLKQYAEREGSEVIPICAKIEAEIADLEDSEKLAFLKDIGIEEPGLNKLIRKAYQILGYITFFTAGPKEVRAWTIVKNTKAPQAAGKIHSDFERGFIRAEVVSFDDLVHAGSQIRARELGLIRSEGKEYIMQDGDVVVFRFNV
- a CDS encoding YhcN/YlaJ family sporulation lipoprotein, whose protein sequence is MKKNKLIYVVMIVMIFAIIVEGCQAAQRPASPRITPRTTRYTPSAPKTTPSIPSPGVPSPSVPNNLSTTPSTVNMRASTIANAVNKINGVDRSSVVISGNNAVVGVKVTSNYPGNDIDKLKRNVVNTVKTTDKGIKNVYVTTDAGLFDRIDRIAKDITSGKSLTGFSDEIGDIIKKISH
- a CDS encoding MFS transporter, translating into MEFKYAIGNFGIFYINTTISTFFVMVFRLNGIQNPAILFGTGLLMGAFIQPLIGIISDIYISKGRKIFIILGVLICVISTLLLFSKKGNIIFNVILFYIGFHLYQIPLSAFIPDNIEEDKLNTVSGLWNATGSLGSIVAPILGTIMLQKGYNYLFLGMFIVIIISAGIPLVLVKEKKGQFYNNNVINSLIIYLTDKNVRNFYISKCLWWGGLGAFLPFIMENLIFKGVSADEAGKICTVFMIFNCISSIFISRVKLGSVILPLAIALITFSGCNLLFYISSNIKWIFILIPIFGVSYGTIMVCSYNLMIRMIPKGEGGMYLGFDNIFVNIPQAISAFLVSSLAIYDKDIFLIISSSFMALACIYIYHSWDIS
- the yfmF gene encoding EF-P 5-aminopentanol modification-associated protein YfmF translates to MNMDNAVNINDNFTLIIDRASHFKTITLNLYIMEQLGENVTKFALLPLVLKHGSRNLPTLRDIESRLDNMYGALFNIDVFKKGNIQLANYSLSVLNDRYADNRHLIDDALSFLNEVLFNVLVENNKFNQKYVEIDKDNIRKMIEARINDKRTYAIERCIELMCAGDPYAIYPLGIADDINNINEENLYSYYIDLFRRTRVVMVITGDIVSKDMVEKVKQILPINIPDRRVYFTGDLIKKTDELHFYSESMDVTQGKLSIGYTTETRPCDDDYFSLMLFNSILGGGPQSKLFNNVREKASLAYYASSRLERFKGILEIYCGIELEDYEKALEIIDKQVEELKAGNITDYEFEASKSELIHTFKSIFDSPNRRAGLYLGELLAGTNYGPEDYIRKISSLTREDVVEVGQKVNKNTVYFLKNK